A genomic window from Dehalobacter sp. 12DCB1 includes:
- a CDS encoding ABC transporter ATP-binding protein: protein MTSVLIAENVSKGFFRNKALHDLDLEIEEGKVYGLLGPNGSGKTTFFKIAAGLFKPTSGRMTVNGHPIGAETKKCTAFMPTDDYLFGWMKINRILDFYADMYEDFDRNKALEYLTFMELQEDMKVSSLSTGMKARLKLSVTMARKARLYLLDEPLNGIDPISREKIIKMIMGAFRDDCAVIISSHLVSELETVLDEVIFLDHGTVVLAGDAEKFRMEKSCSIEALYKEVYHG from the coding sequence ATGACATCTGTATTGATTGCTGAAAATGTCAGCAAAGGATTTTTTCGGAACAAGGCACTGCACGACCTGGATCTGGAGATCGAAGAGGGCAAAGTATACGGGCTGCTCGGGCCTAACGGCAGTGGGAAGACTACCTTTTTCAAGATTGCTGCGGGACTTTTTAAGCCAACCTCCGGCAGAATGACTGTTAACGGTCATCCGATCGGAGCGGAAACCAAAAAATGCACGGCTTTTATGCCGACGGATGATTATCTGTTCGGCTGGATGAAAATTAATAGGATCCTTGATTTTTATGCCGACATGTATGAAGACTTTGACCGGAATAAAGCACTGGAATATTTAACCTTTATGGAGTTGCAGGAAGATATGAAGGTCAGCAGCCTGTCTACAGGCATGAAAGCCAGACTCAAGCTGTCCGTGACGATGGCCCGGAAGGCCAGGCTATATCTGCTGGACGAACCTCTGAATGGAATCGACCCGATTTCCAGGGAAAAAATTATAAAGATGATCATGGGTGCGTTCCGTGATGACTGTGCAGTGATCATTTCCAGCCATCTGGTCAGTGAATTGGAAACGGTTCTGGATGAAGTAATTTTCCTGGATCACGGAACGGTCGTCTTGGCTGGTGACGCGGAAAAATTCAGAATGGAGAAATCCTGTTCAATTGAGGCATTGTATAAGGAGGTTTACCATGGTTAA
- a CDS encoding GntR family transcriptional regulator, whose protein sequence is MNFDNTAPIYIQIMNLIKKDIILGKMNLGEKLLSSREYAQNLKVNPNTMVRVFNELEREGVTFTKRGVGTFITESEEKVEIMKKEMAEDIVRNFIEGMIELGFNFNDMIELIKSRLDKEAVQ, encoded by the coding sequence ATGAATTTTGATAATACTGCGCCGATTTATATTCAGATTATGAATTTGATTAAGAAAGACATCATTCTAGGAAAAATGAATTTAGGCGAAAAACTGCTGTCATCAAGGGAATATGCCCAAAACCTGAAGGTCAATCCCAATACCATGGTAAGGGTTTTCAATGAACTGGAGCGGGAAGGAGTGACCTTTACCAAACGAGGGGTAGGTACTTTTATTACAGAATCGGAGGAGAAGGTGGAGATTATGAAAAAAGAAATGGCAGAGGATATCGTCAGAAACTTTATTGAAGGAATGATAGAATTGGGATTTAATTTTAACGACATGATTGAGCTGATAAAAAGCAGGCTGGATAAGGAGGCTGTTCAATGA